In Saimiri boliviensis isolate mSaiBol1 chromosome 12, mSaiBol1.pri, whole genome shotgun sequence, one genomic interval encodes:
- the IGSF6 gene encoding immunoglobulin superfamily member 6 isoform X1, translating to MGTVSRSNIARHLQTNLILFYVGVVGACTVSVTQPQYLEVDYTHEAVTIKCTFSITGCPSERPTHLWFRYGAHQPENLCLDGCKSEADKFTVREAPTENQVSLTVNRLTSNDSAIYICGIAFPSALEARAKQTGGGTTLVVREIKLISKELWSVLTALISLLSLYVTGVCVAFILLSKLQGGTSPAEESKSNPLRNKETKEDLQKKKSVRRIFQEIAQELYHKRHVETNQQPVSVKCPHTHTHTHTQSNTNSMFEKTKLPRTV from the exons ATGGGGACTGTGAGCAGAAGCAACATCGCTCGCCATCTGCAAACCaatctcattctattttatgttg GTGTTGTGGGTGCCTGTACTGTCTCTGTCACACAGCCACAGTACCTAGAAGTGGACTACACTCACGAGGCTGTCACCATAAAGTGTACCTTCTCCATAACCGGATGCCCTTCCGAGAGACCGACACACCTGTGGTTTCGCTATGGCGCTCACCAGCCTGAGAACCTGTGCCTGGATGGGTGCAAAAGCGAGGCAGACAAGTTCACAGTGAGGGAAGCACCCACAGAAAACCAAGTTTCTCTCACTGTAAACAGACTGACTTCAAATGACAGTGCAATTTATATCTGTGGAATAGCATTCCCCAGCGCGCTGGAAGCAAGAGCTAAGCAGACCGGAGGAGGAACCACACTGGTGGTAAGAG AAATTAAGCTTATCAGCAAGGAACTGTGGAGTGTCCTGACAGCTCTTATATCACTGCTCTCTCTCTATGTGACTGGTGTATGCGTGGCCTTCATACTCCTCTCCAAA CTGCAGGGAGGAACATCACCTGCAGAAGAG TCAAAATCCAATCctctaagaaacaaagaaacaaaagaagactTACAAAAG AAGAAGAGTGTTCGGCGTATTTTTCAGGAAATTGCTCAAGAACTATACCATAAGAGACATGTGGAAACAAACCAGCAACCTGTAAGTGTAaaatgtccacacacacacacacacacacacacacaaagtaatacaaatagcATGTTTGAAAAAACTAAACTGCCAAGGACAGTTTAA
- the IGSF6 gene encoding immunoglobulin superfamily member 6 isoform X2, with the protein MGTVSRSNIARHLQTNLILFYVGVVGACTVSVTQPQYLEVDYTHEAVTIKCTFSITGCPSERPTHLWFRYGAHQPENLCLDGCKSEADKFTVREAPTENQVSLTVNRLTSNDSAIYICGIAFPSALEARAKQTGGGTTLVVREIKLISKELWSVLTALISLLSLYVTGVCVAFILLSKSKSNPLRNKETKEDLQKKKSVRRIFQEIAQELYHKRHVETNQQPVSVKCPHTHTHTHTQSNTNSMFEKTKLPRTV; encoded by the exons ATGGGGACTGTGAGCAGAAGCAACATCGCTCGCCATCTGCAAACCaatctcattctattttatgttg GTGTTGTGGGTGCCTGTACTGTCTCTGTCACACAGCCACAGTACCTAGAAGTGGACTACACTCACGAGGCTGTCACCATAAAGTGTACCTTCTCCATAACCGGATGCCCTTCCGAGAGACCGACACACCTGTGGTTTCGCTATGGCGCTCACCAGCCTGAGAACCTGTGCCTGGATGGGTGCAAAAGCGAGGCAGACAAGTTCACAGTGAGGGAAGCACCCACAGAAAACCAAGTTTCTCTCACTGTAAACAGACTGACTTCAAATGACAGTGCAATTTATATCTGTGGAATAGCATTCCCCAGCGCGCTGGAAGCAAGAGCTAAGCAGACCGGAGGAGGAACCACACTGGTGGTAAGAG AAATTAAGCTTATCAGCAAGGAACTGTGGAGTGTCCTGACAGCTCTTATATCACTGCTCTCTCTCTATGTGACTGGTGTATGCGTGGCCTTCATACTCCTCTCCAAA TCAAAATCCAATCctctaagaaacaaagaaacaaaagaagactTACAAAAG AAGAAGAGTGTTCGGCGTATTTTTCAGGAAATTGCTCAAGAACTATACCATAAGAGACATGTGGAAACAAACCAGCAACCTGTAAGTGTAaaatgtccacacacacacacacacacacacacacaaagtaatacaaatagcATGTTTGAAAAAACTAAACTGCCAAGGACAGTTTAA
- the IGSF6 gene encoding immunoglobulin superfamily member 6 isoform X3 translates to MGTVSRSNIARHLQTNLILFYVGVVGACTVSVTQPQYLEVDYTHEAVTIKCTFSITGCPSERPTHLWFRYGAHQPENLCLDGCKSEADKFTVREAPTENQVSLTVNRLTSNDSAIYICGIAFPSALEARAKQTGGGTTLVVREIKLISKELWSVLTALISLLSLYVTGVCVAFILLSKLQGGTSPAEESKSNPLRNKETKEDLQKKKSVRRIFQEIAQELYHKRHVETNQQPEKDNNTYENRRALSNYERP, encoded by the exons ATGGGGACTGTGAGCAGAAGCAACATCGCTCGCCATCTGCAAACCaatctcattctattttatgttg GTGTTGTGGGTGCCTGTACTGTCTCTGTCACACAGCCACAGTACCTAGAAGTGGACTACACTCACGAGGCTGTCACCATAAAGTGTACCTTCTCCATAACCGGATGCCCTTCCGAGAGACCGACACACCTGTGGTTTCGCTATGGCGCTCACCAGCCTGAGAACCTGTGCCTGGATGGGTGCAAAAGCGAGGCAGACAAGTTCACAGTGAGGGAAGCACCCACAGAAAACCAAGTTTCTCTCACTGTAAACAGACTGACTTCAAATGACAGTGCAATTTATATCTGTGGAATAGCATTCCCCAGCGCGCTGGAAGCAAGAGCTAAGCAGACCGGAGGAGGAACCACACTGGTGGTAAGAG AAATTAAGCTTATCAGCAAGGAACTGTGGAGTGTCCTGACAGCTCTTATATCACTGCTCTCTCTCTATGTGACTGGTGTATGCGTGGCCTTCATACTCCTCTCCAAA CTGCAGGGAGGAACATCACCTGCAGAAGAG TCAAAATCCAATCctctaagaaacaaagaaacaaaagaagactTACAAAAG AAGAAGAGTGTTCGGCGTATTTTTCAGGAAATTGCTCAAGAACTATACCATAAGAGACATGTGGAAACAAACCAGCAACCT GAGAAAGATAACAACACTTATGAAAACAGAAGAGCACTTTCCAACTATGAAAGACCATAg
- the IGSF6 gene encoding immunoglobulin superfamily member 6 isoform X4 yields the protein MGTVSRSNIARHLQTNLILFYVGVVGACTVSVTQPQYLEVDYTHEAVTIKCTFSITGCPSERPTHLWFRYGAHQPENLCLDGCKSEADKFTVREAPTENQVSLTVNRLTSNDSAIYICGIAFPSALEARAKQTGGGTTLVVREIKLISKELWSVLTALISLLSLYVTGVCVAFILLSKSKSNPLRNKETKEDLQKKKSVRRIFQEIAQELYHKRHVETNQQPEKDNNTYENRRALSNYERP from the exons ATGGGGACTGTGAGCAGAAGCAACATCGCTCGCCATCTGCAAACCaatctcattctattttatgttg GTGTTGTGGGTGCCTGTACTGTCTCTGTCACACAGCCACAGTACCTAGAAGTGGACTACACTCACGAGGCTGTCACCATAAAGTGTACCTTCTCCATAACCGGATGCCCTTCCGAGAGACCGACACACCTGTGGTTTCGCTATGGCGCTCACCAGCCTGAGAACCTGTGCCTGGATGGGTGCAAAAGCGAGGCAGACAAGTTCACAGTGAGGGAAGCACCCACAGAAAACCAAGTTTCTCTCACTGTAAACAGACTGACTTCAAATGACAGTGCAATTTATATCTGTGGAATAGCATTCCCCAGCGCGCTGGAAGCAAGAGCTAAGCAGACCGGAGGAGGAACCACACTGGTGGTAAGAG AAATTAAGCTTATCAGCAAGGAACTGTGGAGTGTCCTGACAGCTCTTATATCACTGCTCTCTCTCTATGTGACTGGTGTATGCGTGGCCTTCATACTCCTCTCCAAA TCAAAATCCAATCctctaagaaacaaagaaacaaaagaagactTACAAAAG AAGAAGAGTGTTCGGCGTATTTTTCAGGAAATTGCTCAAGAACTATACCATAAGAGACATGTGGAAACAAACCAGCAACCT GAGAAAGATAACAACACTTATGAAAACAGAAGAGCACTTTCCAACTATGAAAGACCATAg